A single window of Gadus morhua chromosome 22, gadMor3.0, whole genome shotgun sequence DNA harbors:
- the LOC115535817 gene encoding uncharacterized protein LOC115535817 — MKDKVTKPTAMAQGRVAHMIEWQSWGRPSAGPAGGPGGAGGATRQREKQRRLENDAYSDLSDGEKEARFAAGIMQQFAISQATLFGWNSVDGESLGAESNQGSNGHLSEGNQDSITSRDPGLHHSSTCEVWPHSYVSQGLYCLSSSDAWEPISGQPSGMGSPAAGSFIMAPSCSSAGGGTPGEGFEGYLHQNQNQLLHQYQLQQYHNQQLLQYQQQSMDPRLHSASHSLQATPNSTIHSLGVPTHPRLADLWGGVQLGGVPLDAHQVEIVGHLSGQTADGILGGVVGGETLGEEPESEGFSEQLDEEEEDDVVTKVEEVTLTLEPLGVPSSPGTPPSSPGGRRQPNGTAYALRPLDPTGESAVVVVVTTD, encoded by the exons ATGAAGGACAAGGTGACCAAGCCCACGGCCATGGCCCAGGGCCGGGTGGCCCACATGATCGAGTGGCAGAGCTGGGGCCGGCCGTCGGCGGGGCCGGCGGGCggcccggggggggcggggggggccacCCGGCAGCGGGAGAAGCAGCGCCGCCTGGAGAACGACGCCTACAGTGACCTGAGCGACGGAGAGAAGGAGGCGCGCTTCGCCGCAG gcatcaTGCAGCAGTTTGCCATTTCTCAAGCTACGCTGTTTGGCTGGAACTCTGTGGACGGGGAGAGCCTGGGGGCGGAGTCTAACCAGGGCAGCAACGGCCATCTTAGTGAGGGCAACCAGGACAGCATCACCAGCAGAG ACCCGGGGCTCCACCACTCCTCTACCTGTGAGGTCTGGCCTCACTCCTACGTCTCCCAGGGCCtctactgcctctcctcctctgacgCCTGGGAGCCAATCAGCGGCCAGCCCTCGGGGATGGGCTCTCCGGCGGCAGGCTCCTTCATCATGGCCCCCA GCTGCAGCAGTGCGGGGGGAGGTACACCGGGCGAGGGCTTTGAGGGTTACCtccaccagaaccagaaccagctcctccaccagtaCCAGCTGCAACAGTACCACaaccagcagctgctgcagtacCAGCAGCAG tccATGGACCCCCGGCTCCACAGTGCCTCCCACTCTCTGCAGGCCACGCCCAACAGCACCATCCACAGCCTGGGCGTTCCCACCCACCCCCGCCTGGCTGACCTGTGGGGCGGAGTTCAGCTGGGCGGAGTCCCGCTGGACGCCCACCAG GTGGAGATCGTTGGACACCTGAGTGGGCAGACCGCTGATGGCATACTCGGGGGCGTGGTCGGGGGGGAgaccctgggggaggagccagagtcAGAAGGCTTCTCAGAGCAgctggatgaggaagaggaggatgacgtGGTGACGAAG GTGGAGGAAGTGACGTTGACGCTGGAGCCGCTGGGGGTGCCGAGCAGTCCCGggacgcccccctcctcccccggcgGCCGGCGGCAGCCCAACGGGACGGCCTACGCCCTCCGGCCGCTGGACCCGACTGGGGAGAGCGCCGTCGTTGTCGTCGTGACGACCGATTGA
- the LOC115536008 gene encoding variable charge X-linked protein 1-like translates to MPPVREVGIGPVGRHCRLSTRGQRSKRPPGGRHCRLSTRGQRSKRPPGGRVRPSLPTQHQGAALQEATRGQGEAVTADSAPGGSTPRDHQGAALQEATRGQRSKRPPGGRRDQEVNGEEPLDQEVNGEEPLDQEVNGEEPLDQEVNGEEPLDQEVNGEEPVDQEVNREEPLDQEVNGEEPLD, encoded by the exons ATGCCTCCCGTCAGAGAGGTGGGGATCGGCCCG GTGGGCCGTCACTGCCGACTCAGCACCAGGGGGCAGCGCTCCAAGAGGCCACCAGGGGGCCGTCACTGCCGACTCAGCACCAGGGGGCAGCGCTCCAAgaggccaccagggggcagggTGAGGCCGTCACTGCCGACTCAGCACCAGGGGGCAGCGCTCCAAgaggccaccagggggcagggTGAGGCCGTCACTGCCGACTCAGCACCAGGGGGCAGCACTCCAAgagaccaccagggggcagcgctCCAAGAGGCCACCAGGGGTCAGCGCTCCAAgaggccaccagggggcagg AGGGACCAGGAGGTTAACGGGGAGGAGCCTCTAGACCAGGAGGTTAACGGGGAGGAGCCTCTAGACCAGGAGGTTAACGGGGAGGAGCCTCTAGACCAGGAGGTTAACGGGGAGGAGCCTCTAGACCAGGAGGTTAACGGGGAGGAGCCTGTAGACCAGGAGGTTAACAGGGAGGAGCCTCTAGACCAGGAGGTTAACGGGGAGGAGCCTCTAGACTAG